Proteins encoded together in one Altererythrobacter epoxidivorans window:
- the narH gene encoding nitrate reductase subunit beta — MKIRAQIGKVLNLDKCIGCHTCSVTCKNVWTSREGMEYAWFNNVETKPGIGYPKDWENQMRWNGGWVRDAGGSIRPKMGGKWRLLAKIFANPDLPEIDDYYEPFTFDYAHLQKAGESKAFPTARPRSLISGQRMEKIEWGPNWEEILGGEFAKRSEDYNFEGVQREIYGQFENTFMMYLPRLCEHCLNPTCVAACPSGAIYKREEDGIVLIDQEACRGWRMCVSGCPYKKIYYNWKTGKSEKCIFCYPRIEAGQPTVCSETCVGRIRYLGVMLYDADRIEEAASAENVEDLYQAQLDIFLDPNDPAVIEQARKDGVPEAWLEAARRSPVWKMAMEWKVAFPLHPEYRTLPMVWYVPPLSPINAAASAGQISVNNNMPDVRSLRIPLKYLANLLTAGDEEPVALCLERMLAMRGYMRSKSIEGVHNEGIAEAVGLTGAQIEEMYKVMALADYEDRFVIPTGHREDAEDMFEERGSCGFSFGNGCSGGSNETNLFGAPPARKKLQTPSEVF, encoded by the coding sequence ATGAAAATCCGCGCACAGATCGGCAAGGTCCTGAACCTCGACAAATGTATCGGCTGCCACACCTGCTCGGTGACGTGCAAGAACGTGTGGACCAGCCGCGAGGGCATGGAATACGCCTGGTTCAACAATGTCGAGACCAAGCCCGGCATCGGCTATCCCAAGGACTGGGAGAACCAGATGCGCTGGAACGGCGGCTGGGTGCGCGATGCCGGTGGCTCGATCCGGCCGAAGATGGGCGGCAAGTGGCGGCTGCTGGCGAAGATTTTCGCCAACCCCGATCTGCCCGAGATCGACGACTATTACGAACCCTTCACCTTCGATTACGCGCACCTGCAAAAGGCGGGCGAGAGCAAGGCCTTTCCCACCGCGCGCCCGCGCAGCCTGATTTCGGGCCAGCGGATGGAGAAGATCGAATGGGGCCCCAACTGGGAAGAAATCCTCGGCGGGGAATTCGCCAAGCGGTCGGAGGATTACAACTTCGAAGGGGTGCAGAGGGAAATCTACGGCCAGTTCGAAAACACCTTCATGATGTATCTCCCGAGGCTGTGCGAACATTGCCTCAACCCGACCTGCGTCGCCGCCTGCCCGTCTGGCGCGATCTACAAGCGGGAAGAAGACGGGATCGTGCTGATCGATCAGGAAGCCTGCCGTGGCTGGCGCATGTGCGTGTCGGGGTGCCCCTACAAGAAGATCTATTACAACTGGAAAACCGGGAAGAGCGAGAAGTGCATCTTCTGCTATCCGCGCATCGAAGCGGGTCAACCGACAGTGTGCAGCGAAACCTGCGTCGGGCGCATCCGATATCTCGGCGTCATGCTATACGACGCCGACCGCATCGAGGAAGCCGCATCGGCCGAGAACGTCGAGGACCTCTATCAGGCGCAGCTTGATATCTTCCTTGATCCCAATGATCCGGCGGTGATCGAACAGGCGCGTAAGGACGGCGTGCCCGAAGCTTGGCTGGAGGCTGCGCGCCGCTCGCCGGTGTGGAAGATGGCGATGGAATGGAAGGTCGCCTTCCCGCTCCACCCCGAATACCGCACCCTGCCGATGGTGTGGTATGTGCCGCCGCTCTCGCCGATCAATGCGGCCGCCAGCGCCGGGCAGATCAGCGTCAACAACAATATGCCCGATGTGCGCTCGCTTCGCATCCCGCTGAAGTATCTTGCCAATCTGCTCACGGCGGGCGACGAGGAGCCGGTGGCGCTGTGCCTTGAACGGATGCTGGCGATGCGCGGCTACATGCGGTCGAAATCGATCGAGGGCGTGCACAATGAAGGCATCGCCGAAGCGGTTGGCCTGACCGGCGCGCAGATCGAGGAGATGTACAAGGTGATGGCGCTGGCGGATTACGAAGACCGCTTCGTGATCCCCACCGGCCACCGTGAGGATGCCGAGGACATGTTCGAGGAACGCGGTTCCTGCGGCTTCAGCTTCGGCAATGGCTGTTCGGGCGGGTCGAACGAGACCAACCTGTTCGGCGCCCCGCCTGCCCGCAAGAAACTCCAGACCCCGTCGGAGGTGTTCTGA
- the narJ gene encoding nitrate reductase molybdenum cofactor assembly chaperone produces the protein MKALHLISLLLQYPTRDLQAVAGEIRQRLSADPALPQTAVAACEPLLTQLATADIYDCQEAYVDLFDRGRAHSLHLFEHVHGESRDRGQAMVDLRARYLDAGLEPEGNELPDYLPLFLDYCSTLPDAIARDTLAEPGVVLIALAARLSDKGSDYAPVLALLCEIAGLEMDEEAAKALPPAEDPETLEELDAQWEEEEIRFTADAAPDPTAACPQVSAILDRMRAPLPDAEPATSAKRS, from the coding sequence ATGAAAGCGCTCCATCTGATCTCGCTGCTGCTGCAATATCCGACCAGGGATTTGCAGGCGGTGGCAGGCGAAATCCGCCAGCGGCTCAGCGCGGATCCTGCGCTGCCGCAAACCGCCGTTGCCGCGTGCGAACCGCTGCTGACCCAGCTGGCGACCGCAGACATCTACGATTGCCAGGAAGCCTATGTCGATCTGTTCGACCGGGGCCGGGCGCACAGCCTGCACCTGTTCGAACACGTCCACGGCGAAAGCCGCGACCGGGGGCAGGCGATGGTCGATCTGCGCGCCCGTTACCTAGATGCCGGGCTGGAGCCGGAGGGCAATGAACTGCCCGATTACCTGCCGCTGTTCCTTGATTATTGTTCGACCCTGCCGGACGCGATAGCGCGCGACACGCTGGCCGAACCCGGTGTAGTGTTGATCGCGCTGGCGGCGCGGCTGTCGGACAAGGGTTCGGACTATGCCCCGGTGCTCGCGCTGCTGTGCGAGATCGCAGGTCTGGAAATGGACGAGGAAGCGGCCAAGGCGCTGCCGCCCGCTGAAGACCCGGAAACCCTCGAAGAACTCGATGCGCAGTGGGAAGAGGAGGAAATCCGCTTCACCGCCGATGCCGCGCCCGATCCCACCGCCGCCTGCCCGCAAGTGAGTGCCATCCTCGACCGGATGCGCGCGCCCCTGCCGGACGCCGAACCCGCCACGTCAGCGAAGAGGAGCTGA
- the narI gene encoding respiratory nitrate reductase subunit gamma, with amino-acid sequence MNAYIDHLVFGIYPYIALSVLVIGSIIRFDREPYSWRSGSSQLLRRKQLMWGSVLFHVGVLFVLFGHIVGLLVPIWVFDSLAVKHEWKQALAVYGGGTAGLFSFIGASLLLHRRLFDARVRAHSTFADTGILTLLWLQLALGLATVPISLGHMDGEQMVRFMAWANGIFTFNPTASLFMEGAHWIFRLHIFLGLTIFILFPFTRLVHMLSAPVRYLWRGGYQIVRSRRSLSHG; translated from the coding sequence ATGAACGCCTATATCGACCATCTGGTTTTCGGCATCTATCCCTACATTGCCCTCTCCGTGCTGGTGATCGGCTCGATCATCCGCTTCGACCGCGAACCTTACAGCTGGCGCTCGGGCTCCAGCCAGCTCTTGCGGCGCAAGCAGCTGATGTGGGGATCGGTGCTGTTCCATGTCGGCGTCCTGTTCGTCCTGTTCGGCCATATTGTCGGCTTGCTGGTGCCAATCTGGGTGTTCGATTCCCTTGCGGTGAAGCATGAATGGAAGCAGGCGCTGGCGGTCTATGGTGGCGGCACGGCCGGGCTGTTTTCCTTCATCGGCGCGAGCCTGCTGCTGCACCGCCGCCTGTTCGACGCGCGGGTCCGTGCCCATTCGACCTTCGCCGACACCGGCATTCTGACGCTGCTCTGGCTCCAGCTTGCGCTCGGGCTGGCGACGGTGCCGATTTCGCTCGGTCACATGGACGGCGAACAGATGGTGCGCTTCATGGCGTGGGCGAACGGGATCTTCACCTTCAACCCCACCGCATCGCTGTTCATGGAAGGGGCGCACTGGATCTTCCGCCTGCACATCTTTCTGGGCCTGACGATCTTCATCCTGTTCCCCTTCACCCGGCTCGTCCACATGTTGAGCGCACCGGTGCGGTATCTGTGGCGCGGCGGCTATCAGATCGTGCGTTCACGCAGGAGCCTCAGCCATGGATGA
- a CDS encoding peptidylprolyl isomerase, translating to MDEVIERAAVRVGGVEIPATAIAAEAQNHPAPDAATAWTEAAEALVIRQLLLAEAERSGVEPGERSDAQGRELAADDAKIDALLENEVRVPEATEAEARRFYDRHRERFASETLVEAEHILFSANPADEFNYSLAVGDARMAIRAVQADPACFAELARAKSACPSKEQGGNLGQIGKGQTVAEFEAALFGLSAGELCPEPVRTRFGVHVIRAGRRAEGKQLPFEAVEATIRDYLEEATTRKAVAQYLAILASQTTIEGVTLPMADGPLVQ from the coding sequence ATGGATGAGGTGATCGAACGGGCTGCGGTGCGGGTCGGCGGGGTGGAAATCCCCGCCACCGCCATCGCCGCCGAAGCGCAGAACCACCCCGCGCCTGATGCCGCCACGGCGTGGACCGAAGCCGCCGAGGCGCTCGTGATCCGGCAATTGCTGCTGGCTGAAGCCGAACGATCGGGTGTCGAACCGGGCGAACGCTCTGACGCACAGGGCCGCGAGCTCGCCGCCGATGATGCGAAGATTGACGCACTGTTGGAGAACGAAGTGCGTGTGCCTGAGGCGACAGAGGCCGAAGCGCGGCGCTTCTATGACCGCCACCGCGAACGCTTCGCCTCCGAAACGCTGGTCGAGGCCGAGCACATTCTGTTCTCGGCCAACCCGGCGGATGAGTTCAATTACAGCCTCGCGGTGGGCGATGCGCGCATGGCGATCCGCGCTGTGCAGGCGGACCCTGCCTGCTTCGCCGAACTCGCCCGCGCCAAATCGGCCTGCCCTTCGAAAGAGCAAGGCGGGAATCTCGGCCAGATTGGCAAAGGGCAGACGGTCGCCGAATTCGAAGCCGCGCTGTTCGGATTGAGCGCGGGCGAGTTGTGCCCCGAACCGGTGCGCACCCGCTTTGGCGTTCACGTGATCCGCGCCGGACGCCGGGCGGAAGGCAAGCAATTGCCCTTCGAGGCAGTCGAGGCAACCATCCGCGACTATCTGGAGGAAGCCACCACCCGCAAGGCGGTGGCGCAGTACCTTGCGATCCTCGCCAGCCAGACCACCATCGAAGGTGTGACCTTGCCGATGGCCGACGGGCCGCTGGTGCAGTGA
- the moaA gene encoding GTP 3',8-cyclase MoaA — translation MTTSRASDVLPLVPALSDAIGRRFEYLRLSLTDVCNFRCTYCLPDGYKKACNKPTELSVDELRRAVSGFAELGLWKVRLTGGEPTLRRDFEEVARAVAGIPGIRRVAMTTNGYRLAERARVWRDCGISAINISVDSLDPARFAQITGHDRLEEVLRGVEAARDAGFDSIKLNAVLMRGVNDDELAAMVDFVTTRDLSLRFIEVMRTNDNTAFFSQRHIAGQTVIDRLEADGWQRLPRQPGAGPAVELGHPEAKGRIGIIAPYSKDFCASCNRLRLSSDGKLHLCLFGDGGMDIRPLLQSDDREALTDRIRKLVGTKARAHRLHEGNSGATPHLASIGG, via the coding sequence GTGACCACCTCCCGCGCCTCCGATGTCCTGCCGCTGGTCCCCGCGCTATCTGACGCAATCGGTCGCCGGTTCGAATACCTGCGCCTCTCTCTGACCGATGTGTGCAACTTCCGCTGCACCTATTGCCTTCCCGATGGCTACAAGAAGGCCTGCAACAAACCGACTGAACTCTCGGTCGATGAATTACGCCGGGCAGTAAGCGGCTTTGCCGAGCTTGGCCTTTGGAAAGTACGGCTGACCGGCGGCGAGCCTACCTTGCGGCGCGATTTTGAGGAGGTGGCGCGGGCGGTCGCCGGCATCCCCGGCATCCGCCGGGTGGCGATGACTACCAACGGTTACCGCCTTGCCGAACGCGCGCGAGTCTGGCGAGATTGCGGAATCAGCGCGATCAACATCAGCGTTGACTCGCTTGACCCTGCACGATTTGCGCAGATCACCGGGCATGACAGACTGGAAGAGGTGTTGCGCGGGGTCGAGGCGGCGCGGGATGCGGGGTTTGACAGCATCAAGCTCAACGCGGTTCTCATGCGCGGTGTGAATGATGATGAGCTCGCTGCGATGGTCGATTTTGTCACTACCCGCGATCTATCCCTGCGCTTCATCGAAGTCATGCGCACCAATGATAACACGGCCTTTTTCAGTCAGCGGCATATTGCCGGACAGACGGTGATCGACCGGTTGGAAGCAGATGGATGGCAACGTTTGCCACGTCAGCCCGGAGCGGGGCCGGCGGTCGAACTGGGTCATCCAGAGGCGAAAGGTCGCATCGGGATTATCGCTCCTTACTCGAAAGACTTCTGTGCCAGTTGCAACCGTTTGCGGCTCTCATCCGACGGCAAGCTGCATCTGTGCCTGTTCGGCGACGGGGGCATGGATATCCGGCCGTTGCTTCAAAGCGACGACAGAGAGGCTTTGACAGACCGTATTCGTAAGCTCGTCGGCACAAAGGCGCGTGCACACCGTCTGCACGAAGGCAACAGCGGCGCCACTCCGCACCTGGCGTCTATTGGAGGTTGA
- a CDS encoding MoaD/ThiS family protein: MAVVTSRVELCGRLADACGPFVDLALPVEGLPVPELISVLGEHFPALQDGLSKGRIRACINETIVPDEAIVQPGDIVALFPPVSGG, from the coding sequence ATGGCTGTTGTCACCAGTCGCGTCGAATTGTGCGGGCGTCTGGCCGATGCTTGCGGCCCGTTCGTGGACCTGGCGCTCCCTGTCGAGGGTTTGCCGGTTCCCGAACTGATCTCTGTTCTGGGCGAGCATTTTCCTGCGCTTCAGGATGGGCTGTCAAAGGGACGGATCAGGGCCTGTATCAACGAAACAATCGTTCCGGATGAAGCAATCGTTCAGCCGGGTGATATTGTCGCTCTCTTCCCACCGGTTTCTGGCGGATGA
- a CDS encoding molybdenum cofactor biosynthesis protein MoaE, which produces MSSHVELTEAGFDPAARFATFTASLGDEGAVVSFTGRARGTVKDGTAIGALILETYRGVTLSSMQAIAGDAHERFAITHSHVVHRAGRILPGEPIVFVATASPHRRAAFEAADYLMDRLKTEAVFWKREEHGDGVSWIEPTAQDRDDTARWLQSEGEENARN; this is translated from the coding sequence ATGAGCAGCCATGTCGAATTGACCGAAGCCGGGTTTGATCCGGCCGCTCGGTTCGCGACGTTCACGGCCTCGCTGGGGGATGAGGGCGCGGTCGTCAGTTTCACCGGCCGTGCCCGCGGCACGGTTAAGGATGGCACTGCAATTGGTGCGCTCATTCTGGAGACCTATCGCGGGGTTACGCTGTCATCGATGCAAGCAATTGCAGGTGATGCGCACGAACGGTTCGCGATCACGCACAGCCATGTGGTCCACCGGGCCGGGCGGATATTGCCGGGTGAGCCCATCGTCTTTGTGGCGACCGCCTCACCGCACCGGCGGGCGGCCTTCGAAGCGGCGGATTATCTGATGGACCGGCTCAAGACGGAAGCCGTGTTCTGGAAGAGGGAAGAGCATGGAGATGGTGTTTCCTGGATCGAGCCAACTGCGCAAGATCGAGACGACACAGCCCGCTGGCTGCAAAGTGAAGGTGAGGAAAATGCCCGGAATTGA
- the moaB gene encoding molybdenum cofactor biosynthesis protein B: protein MEMVFPGSSQLRKIETTQPAGCKVKVRKMPGIDESLPFYPLRIAVLTISDTRILETDTSGAMLAERLQSAGHSLVDRNIVKDEIDDIREQLSAWLANPAIEIILTTGGTGFSPRDNTPEAVKPLLKREMDGFSVAFHQKSLQSVGVATMQSRAFAGQAGDAFIFCVPGSTGACRDAWDGLLELEFDSRHKPCSIAGALPRLRDVCA, encoded by the coding sequence ATGGAGATGGTGTTTCCTGGATCGAGCCAACTGCGCAAGATCGAGACGACACAGCCCGCTGGCTGCAAAGTGAAGGTGAGGAAAATGCCCGGAATTGATGAAAGCCTGCCGTTCTATCCACTAAGGATTGCGGTTCTTACCATTTCCGACACGCGCATATTGGAAACCGACACGTCTGGAGCGATGCTGGCCGAGCGGCTGCAATCCGCCGGGCACAGTCTGGTGGATCGAAATATCGTGAAGGACGAGATTGATGACATTCGCGAGCAGCTGAGCGCGTGGCTCGCTAACCCGGCAATTGAGATCATTCTGACCACCGGAGGCACCGGGTTCTCGCCGCGCGACAACACACCCGAGGCGGTCAAACCACTGCTTAAGCGAGAGATGGATGGGTTCTCGGTCGCGTTCCATCAGAAGAGCCTGCAAAGCGTTGGGGTCGCCACGATGCAGTCGCGTGCTTTCGCTGGACAGGCTGGCGATGCCTTCATCTTCTGCGTGCCTGGATCGACCGGCGCTTGCCGCGATGCATGGGACGGCTTGCTTGAGCTGGAATTCGATAGCCGCCATAAGCCATGCTCGATTGCAGGTGCCTTGCCGCGCTTGCGGGACGTGTGCGCTTGA
- a CDS encoding molybdopterin molybdotransferase MoeA, with protein sequence MLDCRCLAALAGRVRLISFDQALAQVEASVVSLPGEDVPLAEAAGRVLAAPVFARRAAPFSDVAAMDGYAVHNGSTKAGMPVLVLGESRAGAGFSGLVQPGEAVRIFTGAPMPKGADRVIMQEYSAREGDTVRFAEGYGPGWHVRAAGSDFSAGDLLLDVGTRLGSRTIVTAAAADQAMLKVCLRPKVAIIGTGDELAPPGEAHLRADAVPESVTFGIAAMVQHAGAEVIARIIGDDSLPALERLAGEMLDKADVVIVTGGASVGERDFAKPMFVSHGLELLFSKVAMKPGKPVWLGRAKGKWVLGLPGNPTSAMVTACLFLRALLAGLQGQSITQVLQWRELPLACQMPATGGRETFVRARWGADGLRPLGNQDSGVQLALAQADWLIRSAPNSPGLDAGDTVTALEF encoded by the coding sequence ATGCTCGATTGCAGGTGCCTTGCCGCGCTTGCGGGACGTGTGCGCTTGATTTCTTTTGATCAAGCATTGGCTCAGGTCGAAGCCTCGGTAGTGTCGCTACCAGGGGAAGACGTGCCGCTGGCTGAGGCCGCTGGGCGAGTGCTTGCTGCACCCGTTTTTGCCCGGCGAGCGGCTCCGTTTTCGGATGTTGCTGCTATGGATGGCTATGCGGTCCATAATGGCTCGACCAAAGCAGGCATGCCAGTGTTAGTTTTGGGCGAAAGCCGGGCTGGCGCTGGCTTCTCTGGACTGGTTCAACCAGGTGAGGCTGTTCGCATTTTTACTGGTGCCCCGATGCCCAAGGGCGCGGACCGCGTCATCATGCAGGAATACTCCGCGCGAGAAGGTGACACTGTGCGTTTCGCCGAAGGGTACGGACCCGGCTGGCATGTGCGCGCAGCTGGCAGCGACTTTTCCGCTGGCGATCTCCTGCTGGACGTCGGAACACGGCTTGGCTCGCGCACAATTGTCACTGCCGCAGCTGCCGATCAGGCGATGCTTAAAGTCTGCTTGCGGCCCAAAGTGGCCATTATCGGCACCGGCGATGAACTCGCACCTCCGGGTGAAGCTCATTTACGCGCCGACGCTGTCCCTGAGAGCGTAACTTTCGGCATCGCCGCAATGGTACAGCATGCCGGTGCGGAAGTGATCGCAAGGATAATCGGGGACGACAGTCTACCAGCACTCGAACGACTGGCCGGAGAAATGCTGGACAAGGCCGATGTGGTGATCGTGACCGGCGGCGCATCCGTTGGCGAGCGCGACTTTGCCAAGCCGATGTTCGTATCTCACGGGCTGGAGTTGCTGTTTTCCAAAGTCGCCATGAAGCCGGGCAAACCTGTCTGGTTAGGCCGGGCAAAGGGGAAATGGGTTCTGGGCCTGCCGGGCAATCCGACCTCGGCCATGGTGACTGCGTGCCTGTTCCTGCGCGCGCTTTTGGCGGGACTCCAAGGTCAGAGCATCACTCAGGTCTTGCAGTGGCGGGAGCTGCCGCTCGCTTGCCAAATGCCAGCAACCGGTGGCCGCGAAACATTTGTCAGGGCAAGATGGGGCGCCGATGGATTGCGCCCGCTCGGCAATCAGGACAGCGGGGTGCAGTTGGCATTGGCGCAGGCAGACTGGTTAATACGCAGCGCGCCCAATTCACCCGGCCTTGACGCCGGCGATACGGTCACCGCGCTGGAGTTTTAA
- a CDS encoding NnrU family protein — translation MGTGGFTFAYSVLSIGVLTWLISAAGRAPFVSLWYWQPWHNHVVSTIMLVVCLILALAIGRPSPFSLGGSENVAFDPDRPGIVGVMRHPLLAAIAFWALAHVFANGDLAHLIMFGTFAAFAMTGGSIIDRRKKRLMGAEREELRHRVKQSGLSKALLSLMREPIRLLAGAAGYVALIVAHPHLFGVNPIAG, via the coding sequence ATTGGGACAGGAGGGTTCACCTTTGCCTATTCGGTGCTCTCAATCGGGGTTTTGACGTGGTTGATCTCGGCTGCGGGACGTGCGCCCTTCGTTTCGCTTTGGTATTGGCAGCCTTGGCATAATCACGTTGTTTCGACGATCATGCTGGTCGTGTGTCTGATCCTTGCGCTGGCCATCGGGCGCCCCAGTCCCTTTTCCTTAGGCGGATCGGAAAATGTTGCATTCGATCCGGATCGACCTGGCATTGTCGGTGTGATGCGGCATCCCTTGCTTGCCGCGATCGCATTTTGGGCGCTGGCCCATGTCTTTGCGAACGGCGACCTTGCACACCTGATCATGTTTGGCACCTTTGCCGCTTTTGCGATGACTGGTGGTAGTATTATCGACCGTCGCAAGAAACGGCTGATGGGAGCGGAGCGGGAAGAACTTCGGCACAGGGTGAAGCAAAGTGGGCTCTCCAAAGCTCTGTTGTCGTTGATGCGCGAGCCAATCCGGTTGCTTGCCGGGGCTGCCGGATACGTTGCGCTGATCGTCGCCCATCCCCACTTGTTTGGGGTCAATCCGATCGCGGGCTAA
- the mobA gene encoding molybdenum cofactor guanylyltransferase — translation MSETRPAIVVAAGGDGDRMGGNKPERELAGRSLLNHSLAWAMAHSDEVAISVRSKEQVFEQPTVPLLIDRIGGIGPISALDSAFRFAAQQGREMVMLIGCDQPFLPSNLPSMLQLGIGANGCALPVSHGRDHPMAALWRVNRSALANYIGGGGQSLWRFADAVGVTRVDWGDGCDPDLFANINDPAALAKAESQLSPRSD, via the coding sequence GTGAGCGAAACGAGACCTGCCATTGTGGTCGCCGCCGGAGGCGACGGAGACCGCATGGGCGGTAACAAGCCGGAACGAGAGCTTGCGGGGAGATCCCTGCTCAATCATTCACTGGCATGGGCGATGGCCCATTCTGACGAGGTCGCGATTTCGGTGCGGAGCAAGGAACAGGTCTTTGAGCAGCCCACGGTTCCGCTCCTGATCGACAGAATTGGAGGGATCGGCCCCATCAGCGCGCTCGACAGCGCATTTCGCTTTGCTGCGCAGCAAGGTCGCGAAATGGTCATGCTGATTGGGTGCGACCAGCCGTTCCTTCCATCAAATCTGCCGTCGATGCTACAACTAGGGATCGGGGCAAACGGCTGCGCCTTGCCGGTTAGCCATGGCCGCGATCATCCCATGGCTGCGCTTTGGCGCGTGAATCGCTCAGCCTTGGCGAATTACATTGGCGGCGGAGGCCAGTCGCTCTGGCGCTTTGCAGATGCGGTTGGTGTCACCCGCGTCGATTGGGGTGATGGATGCGATCCCGATCTCTTCGCCAATATCAATGACCCCGCTGCCCTCGCCAAGGCGGAAAGCCAGCTTAGCCCGCGATCGGATTGA
- the pdxH gene encoding pyridoxamine 5'-phosphate oxidase, with translation MTSSGIDPLELFASWYSEASMHPEIADASAVNLATATRAGWPSSRMVLLKGYDAQGFAIYTNLGSRKAKDLTGNPRAALCFYWQPLGKQVRVEGLAEPVGDEEADAYFSSRPVTSRIGAWASKQSARLESRAKLLARVTRYTASFAVGEVNRPPFWSGFRIVPDRMEFWTNAEHRLHDRIVFEKADSGDWRRYLLYP, from the coding sequence ATGACCAGCTCGGGCATAGACCCTCTCGAACTGTTCGCCTCTTGGTATTCCGAAGCATCCATGCACCCTGAAATCGCGGATGCAAGCGCGGTCAATCTGGCGACAGCAACAAGGGCTGGCTGGCCATCGAGCCGCATGGTTCTGCTCAAGGGCTATGACGCACAAGGTTTCGCGATCTACACCAATCTGGGCAGCCGAAAGGCGAAAGATCTGACCGGCAATCCGCGCGCGGCGCTGTGCTTTTACTGGCAGCCGCTTGGCAAACAGGTCCGTGTCGAAGGATTGGCCGAGCCGGTCGGTGATGAAGAGGCAGATGCCTATTTTTCCTCCCGTCCTGTCACCAGCAGGATCGGCGCTTGGGCATCGAAACAGTCGGCCAGACTTGAGAGCCGGGCAAAACTGCTGGCCCGAGTGACCCGGTATACCGCCTCATTCGCCGTGGGTGAGGTCAATCGCCCGCCATTCTGGTCCGGATTTAGGATTGTCCCGGATCGGATGGAGTTCTGGACCAACGCGGAACACCGGCTCCACGACCGGATCGTTTTCGAAAAGGCAGACAGCGGCGATTGGCGGCGCTACCTGCTCTATCCGTGA
- a CDS encoding acyl-CoA dehydrogenase family protein → MDFTLSERQLEWRDRVSAFMRDYVYPAEDSYGEHIRQTCNDRWQIPAIIEELKARAYSEGLWNLFLPPSEHDTGDYRGAGLTNLEYALCAEEMGRVGFASEAFNCSAPDTGNMEVLHRYGTDEQKAQWLRPLMDGEIRSAFLMTEPDVASSDATNIQTSIRRDGDEYVINGRKWWSSGAGDPRCKIAILMGKTDTDAAAHQQQSQILVPLATPGVEIVRMLPVFGYDGAPHGHAEIVLRDVRVPASNLILGEGRGFEIAQGRLGPGRIHHCMRAIGAAERAIEKMAERLMSRVAFGRRLADQSVWEQRLGEARLDIEMTRLLCLKAADMMDKAGNKTARQEIAMIKVAAPRTALRVLDYAMQAHGAGGLSDDFGLAEVYAGMRALRIADGPDEVHLRTIARMEFGKFGNRMAEWRSRSAQ, encoded by the coding sequence ATGGATTTCACACTTTCCGAAAGGCAGCTGGAATGGCGCGACCGCGTAAGCGCCTTCATGCGGGACTATGTGTATCCTGCTGAGGACTCTTATGGTGAGCATATACGCCAAACCTGCAACGACCGGTGGCAAATCCCTGCGATCATCGAAGAGTTGAAAGCGCGAGCCTATTCCGAAGGCTTGTGGAACCTATTCCTGCCCCCATCGGAGCACGACACAGGCGATTACCGTGGAGCCGGGCTGACCAATCTCGAATATGCCCTGTGCGCGGAGGAGATGGGCCGGGTCGGCTTTGCATCCGAAGCGTTCAACTGCTCTGCGCCGGATACGGGTAACATGGAGGTGCTTCACCGCTATGGGACTGACGAGCAGAAGGCCCAGTGGCTCAGGCCGCTGATGGATGGCGAGATTCGTTCTGCCTTCCTGATGACTGAACCCGATGTCGCGTCATCTGATGCGACCAATATCCAAACCTCAATCCGCCGGGACGGCGATGAATATGTGATCAACGGGCGCAAATGGTGGTCTTCGGGCGCGGGCGATCCGCGGTGCAAGATCGCGATCCTAATGGGCAAGACCGATACTGACGCTGCCGCGCATCAGCAGCAGTCGCAAATTTTGGTTCCGCTTGCGACCCCCGGCGTGGAGATCGTCAGAATGCTGCCGGTGTTCGGCTATGATGGGGCGCCGCATGGCCATGCCGAGATTGTGCTGCGCGATGTGCGGGTGCCTGCATCGAACCTGATCCTGGGAGAAGGGCGCGGCTTTGAAATTGCGCAAGGGCGGCTGGGTCCGGGCCGGATTCACCATTGCATGCGCGCCATTGGCGCGGCGGAACGCGCAATCGAGAAGATGGCTGAGCGACTGATGTCACGGGTCGCCTTCGGCAGGCGGCTGGCAGATCAGTCGGTCTGGGAACAGCGGTTGGGCGAGGCCCGGTTGGACATAGAGATGACCCGCCTGTTGTGCCTGAAAGCAGCGGACATGATGGACAAGGCTGGCAATAAGACCGCACGGCAAGAGATCGCTATGATCAAAGTCGCCGCGCCGCGCACTGCGCTAAGGGTGCTCGATTACGCGATGCAGGCCCATGGCGCAGGCGGATTGTCCGATGATTTTGGCCTCGCCGAAGTCTATGCCGGAATGCGCGCCCTGCGGATTGCCGATGGCCCCGATGAAGTCCATCTGCGCACCATCGCGCGCATGGAGTTCGGAAAATTCGGCAATCGGATGGCTGAATGGAGGAGCAGGTCCGCCCAATGA